The following are from one region of the Coriobacteriia bacterium genome:
- the ilvB gene encoding biosynthetic-type acetolactate synthase large subunit: protein MSERITGAEALVRCLEAEGVDILFGYPGGVALPIFDALYDSKQVRTILPRHEQGAVHAADGFARATGRCGVALVTSGPGAANTITGIANAYMDSIPLVVITAQVSTAVIGTDAFQEIDITGITVPITKHNYLVKDVAELPEIMKEAFHIATTGRPGPVLIDVPVDVSKGELDFAYPDSVNLPGYKPTYKGHSKQIKQAVSLITRARRPLLYVGGGVISSEGAKELKELAELMQIPVTTTMMGKSVFPEDHHLWIGMPGMHGAKYTNYAITEADLLIAVGVRFDDRVTGKLAAFASKAKIIHVDVDPAEIGKNKAVDVPIVGDAKNVLAGIVAELRKTDAESKSEAWVAVIDEWRKQFPLHYGGHEAGAAGEHLFPQYVVQRVSELTKDRDTIICTEVGQNQMWACQYYTLRHPRSWVSSGGLGTMGFGFPAAIGAQAGRPDALVIDIAGDGSIQMNTQELATAKINGFPVKIVILNNGYLGMVRQWQELFYGRRYSASVLPQDCPDFVKLAEAYGCFGVRVEKPADLDAALQAAFDFDGPAIVDCRVVGEECVYPMVAPGASIDEMLGGVPGCPVSEMLDDDILEEVWE, encoded by the coding sequence ATGAGTGAGCGCATCACCGGCGCCGAAGCGCTCGTCCGCTGTCTGGAGGCCGAAGGGGTCGACATACTCTTCGGATATCCGGGCGGCGTGGCGTTGCCGATATTCGACGCCCTGTACGACTCGAAGCAGGTGCGCACGATTCTGCCTCGACACGAGCAGGGGGCGGTCCATGCGGCGGATGGTTTCGCGCGTGCCACCGGCCGTTGCGGCGTTGCCCTCGTGACGAGCGGACCGGGTGCCGCCAACACGATCACCGGCATCGCAAACGCCTACATGGACTCGATTCCGCTCGTGGTGATCACCGCGCAGGTCTCTACCGCGGTCATCGGCACCGATGCCTTCCAAGAGATCGACATCACCGGCATCACGGTGCCTATCACCAAGCATAACTACCTGGTCAAAGACGTGGCAGAGCTTCCCGAGATCATGAAGGAAGCGTTCCACATCGCGACCACGGGGCGCCCCGGGCCCGTGCTGATCGACGTGCCGGTCGACGTCAGCAAGGGTGAGCTCGACTTCGCGTATCCGGACAGCGTGAACCTGCCCGGCTACAAGCCGACCTACAAGGGCCACAGCAAGCAGATCAAGCAGGCCGTGTCGCTCATCACTCGCGCGAGAAGGCCCCTGCTCTACGTGGGCGGCGGCGTCATCTCGAGTGAGGGTGCCAAGGAGCTCAAGGAGCTCGCCGAACTCATGCAGATCCCCGTCACCACGACGATGATGGGCAAGAGCGTCTTTCCCGAGGACCATCACCTGTGGATCGGTATGCCGGGCATGCACGGTGCCAAGTACACGAACTACGCCATCACCGAGGCCGACCTGCTCATCGCGGTGGGCGTACGCTTCGACGACCGGGTCACCGGCAAACTCGCGGCGTTCGCAAGTAAGGCCAAGATCATCCACGTGGACGTGGACCCGGCCGAGATCGGAAAGAACAAGGCCGTCGACGTCCCCATCGTCGGCGATGCCAAGAACGTGCTCGCCGGTATCGTCGCCGAGCTGCGCAAGACCGACGCCGAGTCGAAGTCCGAGGCGTGGGTGGCCGTGATCGACGAGTGGCGCAAGCAGTTCCCCCTCCACTACGGCGGACACGAGGCGGGCGCCGCCGGCGAGCACCTCTTCCCGCAGTACGTCGTGCAGCGCGTGAGCGAGCTCACCAAGGATCGCGACACGATCATCTGCACCGAGGTGGGCCAGAACCAGATGTGGGCGTGCCAGTACTACACGCTGCGCCATCCGCGCTCGTGGGTGTCGTCGGGTGGACTGGGAACCATGGGTTTCGGGTTCCCCGCAGCTATCGGCGCTCAGGCGGGCCGGCCCGACGCGCTCGTCATCGACATCGCCGGTGACGGCTCTATTCAGATGAACACGCAGGAACTGGCAACAGCCAAGATCAACGGCTTCCCCGTGAAGATCGTCATTCTCAACAACGGCTATCTGGGCATGGTGCGCCAGTGGCAGGAGCTCTTCTACGGGCGCCGCTACAGTGCCAGCGTGCTGCCGCAGGACTGTCCTGACTTCGTGAAGCTCGCCGAGGCGTACGGCTGCTTCGGTGTACGCGTCGAGAAGCCGGCTGATCTGGATGCCGCGCTACAGGCCGCCTTCGACTTCGACGGCCCGGCCATTGTCGACTGCCGCGTGGTGGGCGAGGAATGCGTGTATCCGATGGTGGCGCCTGGCGCGAGCATCGATGAGATGCTCGGTGGTGTGCCGGGGTGCCCGGTGTCTGAAATGCTCGACGACGATATCCTTGAGGAGGTGTGGGAGTGA
- the ilvN gene encoding acetolactate synthase small subunit: MRHTLSVVVENKPGVLTRVTSLFARRGFNIDSLAVGTTEDPTLSRITIVCSAAETPIEQITKQVHKLINVIKVQELDPADSVDRELVLFKINAAPERRHEIIEIANVFRAKIVDVGRNSVTIEATGATDKIDAMEDLFRAYGIKEMARTGKIALTRGRES, from the coding sequence ATGAGACACACGCTCTCCGTCGTGGTTGAGAACAAGCCCGGCGTGCTCACCCGCGTCACGTCGCTCTTCGCTCGACGCGGCTTCAACATCGACTCACTTGCCGTGGGCACGACCGAGGACCCGACGCTTTCGCGCATCACCATCGTGTGCTCGGCAGCAGAGACGCCGATCGAGCAGATCACCAAGCAGGTGCACAAGCTCATCAACGTCATCAAGGTCCAGGAGTTGGACCCGGCGGATTCGGTCGATCGTGAGCTCGTCCTGTTCAAGATCAACGCGGCGCCCGAGCGCCGTCACGAGATCATCGAGATCGCCAACGTGTTCCGTGCAAAGATCGTGGATGTGGGCAGGAACTCAGTGACCATCGAGGCCACGGGGGCGACAGACAAGATCGACGCGATGGAGGACCTCTTCCGCGCGTATGGCATCAAGGAAATGGCACGTACCGGGAAGATCGCGCTGACGCGCGGTCGGGAAAGCTGA
- the ilvC gene encoding ketol-acid reductoisomerase, whose amino-acid sequence MATIYYESDCDPQLIKDRKVAVIGYGSQGHAHALNLHDSGVDVRVGLRASSASWDKAKEAGLKVMTVREAAAEADLIMILTPDETQAHTYYSEIHESMAPGKVLAFAHGFNVHFKQIEAPAGVDVIMIAPKGPGHMVRRVYTEGSGVPCLVAIEQDETGQALAVGLSYAWGIGGARSGIIETSFQEETETDLFGEQAVLCGGATELVKAGFETLVEAGYQPEIAYFECLHELKLIVDLMYEGGMAKMFDSISNTAEYGAYVTGPRIITEETREEMARVLWEIQNGTFARDWILENKGGSAHFKATRRINSEHLIEDVGGELRSMFNWINKD is encoded by the coding sequence ATGGCAACTATCTACTACGAGAGTGATTGCGATCCCCAGTTGATCAAGGACCGCAAAGTAGCGGTGATCGGCTATGGATCGCAGGGGCACGCGCATGCGTTGAACCTGCACGATTCGGGCGTCGACGTGCGCGTCGGCCTGCGTGCATCCTCCGCGAGCTGGGACAAGGCGAAAGAGGCCGGTCTCAAGGTCATGACCGTGCGCGAAGCGGCCGCCGAGGCCGACCTCATCATGATCCTGACGCCCGATGAGACGCAGGCGCACACGTACTACTCCGAGATCCACGAGTCTATGGCGCCGGGCAAGGTCCTCGCCTTCGCCCATGGGTTCAACGTCCACTTCAAGCAGATCGAGGCGCCTGCGGGCGTCGACGTCATCATGATCGCGCCGAAGGGTCCGGGCCACATGGTCCGTCGTGTGTACACCGAAGGCTCCGGCGTGCCGTGTCTGGTCGCGATCGAGCAAGACGAGACCGGCCAGGCGCTCGCGGTCGGCCTGTCGTACGCGTGGGGCATCGGCGGCGCGCGCTCCGGCATCATCGAGACGAGCTTCCAGGAAGAGACCGAGACCGATCTGTTCGGCGAGCAGGCCGTGCTGTGTGGCGGGGCGACCGAGCTCGTCAAGGCGGGCTTCGAGACGCTGGTCGAGGCGGGCTACCAGCCCGAGATCGCCTACTTCGAGTGCCTCCACGAACTGAAGCTCATCGTCGACCTCATGTACGAGGGCGGCATGGCCAAGATGTTCGACTCCATCAGCAACACCGCCGAGTACGGTGCCTACGTCACCGGCCCGCGCATCATCACCGAGGAGACGCGCGAGGAGATGGCGCGTGTGCTGTGGGAGATCCAGAACGGCACGTTCGCGCGTGACTGGATCCTGGAGAACAAGGGCGGGTCTGCGCATTTCAAGGCCACGCGCCGTATCAACTCCGAGCACCTGATCGAGGACGTGGGCGGCGAGCTTCGCTCGATGTTCAACTGGATCAACAAGGACTAG
- a CDS encoding alanine--glyoxylate aminotransferase family protein has translation MQKKYLMTPGPTPVPAEVMLTMAAPMIHHRTPDFSAAFKAAIDSLKYVFETKGDALLFACSGTGVMESAIVNCFSAGDTVVVCRNGKFGDRQKGICEVYGLNVVDLRYEWDQVVDPADVATALAENPGVRGVIVTQSETSTGVLNDVKAIGAIVKEHDETVLIVDSITGIGAVDCKTDEWGLDVVMTGSQKGLMLPPGLAACTVSEKAWRAYERSTLPKYYFDWMKYKKNVEKDTTPFTPAVSLVLGLNQALTMIKQEGLENTIARHSRLAEATRRGCEALGLKLFAPPEGRGSAVTPVWVPEGVDGKAIVKVMKDKYGVTIAGGQDDYVGRIIRIGHLGYFGEFDIITTLAALEMTLAELGFDFERGSGLKAAETVFMEG, from the coding sequence ATGCAGAAGAAGTACCTGATGACACCGGGGCCGACCCCGGTACCCGCAGAGGTCATGCTGACCATGGCCGCCCCGATGATCCATCACCGTACGCCGGACTTCTCGGCGGCGTTCAAGGCGGCCATCGACAGCCTGAAGTACGTGTTCGAGACCAAGGGCGACGCGCTGTTGTTCGCCTGCTCGGGCACGGGCGTCATGGAGTCGGCCATCGTGAACTGCTTCTCGGCCGGAGACACCGTCGTGGTCTGCCGCAACGGCAAGTTCGGTGACCGCCAGAAGGGCATCTGCGAGGTCTACGGACTGAACGTCGTCGATCTGCGCTACGAGTGGGACCAGGTCGTCGACCCGGCCGACGTGGCCACGGCGCTGGCCGAGAACCCCGGCGTGCGCGGTGTCATCGTCACGCAGTCTGAGACCTCGACGGGCGTGCTCAACGACGTCAAGGCGATCGGCGCCATCGTAAAGGAGCACGACGAGACGGTTCTCATCGTGGACTCGATCACGGGCATCGGTGCGGTCGACTGCAAGACCGACGAGTGGGGGCTCGACGTCGTCATGACGGGCTCGCAGAAGGGACTCATGCTGCCGCCGGGTCTGGCCGCGTGCACCGTGAGCGAGAAGGCGTGGCGTGCCTACGAGCGCTCCACGCTGCCGAAGTACTACTTCGACTGGATGAAGTACAAGAAGAACGTCGAGAAGGATACGACGCCGTTCACGCCGGCGGTGTCGCTCGTGCTGGGTCTGAATCAAGCCCTGACGATGATCAAGCAGGAGGGGCTCGAGAACACCATCGCCCGGCACAGCCGCCTTGCCGAGGCGACACGCCGTGGCTGCGAGGCGCTCGGTCTGAAGCTCTTCGCCCCGCCTGAAGGGCGCGGCAGTGCGGTCACGCCCGTGTGGGTTCCCGAGGGTGTCGACGGCAAGGCCATCGTGAAGGTCATGAAGGACAAGTACGGCGTGACCATCGCCGGCGGCCAGGACGACTACGTCGGGCGCATCATCCGCATCGGCCACCTGGGCTACTTCGGTGAGTTCGACATCATCACGACGCTTGCGGCGCTTGAGATGACCTTGGCCGAGCTGGGCTTCGACTTCGAGCGGGGCTCGGGTCTCAAAGCCGCCGAGACCGTCTTCATGGAAGGGTAG
- the serA gene encoding phosphoglycerate dehydrogenase, translating to MKVLVAERIAESGITLLKGKFDVDVKTDLTPEQLVAEIPAYDALIVRSATRATREVVEAGVNLKIIGRAGVGVDNVDVDAATERGIIVCNAPTSNIVSAAEQTMALMLAIARKTPQASASMKQCKWERSKFTGAELYEKTLAIFGLGRIGSLVAERARAFGMNLIGFDPYISESRAAEMGITVYENVDDILPLADFITVHLPKTKETIGMFGAEQFAAMKDGVFLVNTARGGIYQMDALAAALESGKVAGCGIDVYEVEPCTDSPLIGLDNAILTPHLGASTAEAQDRAGEQIAEYVALGLEGRMVPTAVNVAPVPPEVMEKVGPFIDLAQDMGTMLAQLAHGGVDEIDVMTVGALADLDTRIVRTAALKGLLTRATDEAVNFVNADYLAEARGIRVTETKRAETHDYVSLLVLRAVTPHGPVEIGATLIGKKDEPRIVTLFGYDLDFSLSKHMAFFRYPDRPGMIGKVGTVLGGQSINIGSMQVGRTEAGGQALMALTVDAPLDTAVLERIRTEAVMDDAWYVQL from the coding sequence ATGAAGGTACTCGTCGCAGAGCGGATCGCCGAATCCGGAATCACGCTGCTCAAGGGCAAGTTCGACGTGGACGTCAAGACGGATCTGACCCCCGAGCAGCTCGTGGCCGAGATCCCGGCGTACGACGCGCTCATCGTTCGTTCCGCCACGCGCGCCACGCGTGAGGTTGTCGAGGCCGGGGTGAACCTCAAGATCATCGGCCGCGCGGGAGTGGGCGTGGACAACGTCGACGTCGACGCTGCCACCGAGCGCGGCATCATCGTGTGCAACGCGCCGACCTCAAACATCGTCTCGGCCGCCGAGCAGACGATGGCGCTCATGCTGGCCATCGCACGCAAGACCCCGCAGGCGTCCGCGAGCATGAAGCAGTGCAAGTGGGAGCGTAGCAAGTTCACCGGCGCGGAGCTCTACGAGAAGACGCTCGCCATCTTCGGCTTGGGTCGCATCGGCTCGCTCGTTGCCGAGCGGGCACGGGCGTTCGGGATGAACCTCATCGGGTTCGACCCCTACATCAGCGAGTCCCGTGCGGCTGAGATGGGCATCACGGTCTACGAGAACGTCGACGACATCCTGCCGTTGGCCGACTTCATCACGGTGCACCTGCCCAAGACCAAAGAGACTATCGGCATGTTCGGTGCCGAGCAGTTCGCCGCCATGAAGGACGGGGTGTTCCTGGTCAACACCGCTCGCGGCGGGATCTACCAGATGGACGCGCTGGCAGCGGCCCTTGAGAGCGGCAAGGTCGCGGGCTGCGGCATCGACGTCTACGAGGTCGAGCCGTGCACCGACTCGCCGCTGATCGGGCTCGACAACGCGATCCTCACGCCGCACCTCGGCGCGAGCACGGCAGAAGCCCAAGACCGCGCGGGCGAGCAGATCGCCGAGTACGTCGCGTTGGGTCTTGAGGGCCGCATGGTGCCCACGGCGGTCAATGTGGCGCCCGTTCCGCCCGAGGTCATGGAGAAGGTCGGGCCGTTCATCGACCTGGCGCAGGACATGGGAACGATGCTCGCGCAGCTGGCTCACGGCGGCGTCGACGAGATCGACGTCATGACCGTCGGCGCGCTGGCCGACCTTGACACGCGCATCGTGCGCACGGCCGCGCTCAAGGGGCTGCTCACCCGAGCCACCGACGAGGCGGTCAACTTCGTCAACGCTGACTATCTGGCGGAAGCACGCGGCATTCGCGTGACCGAGACGAAGCGGGCCGAGACGCACGACTATGTCTCGCTTCTGGTCCTGCGCGCGGTCACGCCGCACGGACCGGTCGAGATCGGCGCCACGCTGATCGGCAAGAAGGACGAGCCGCGCATCGTGACGCTGTTCGGCTACGACCTCGACTTCTCGCTCTCGAAGCACATGGCGTTCTTCCGCTATCCGGACCGCCCCGGCATGATCGGCAAGGTCGGCACGGTGCTCGGTGGCCAGTCCATCAATATCGGGTCGATGCAGGTGGGACGCACCGAGGCCGGCGGCCAGGCGCTTATGGCCCTGACTGTGGACGCGCCGCTCGACACGGCGGTGCTCGAGCGCATCCGCACCGAGGCGGTCATGGACGACGCCTGGTACGTGCAGCTGTAG
- a CDS encoding type II toxin-antitoxin system VapC family toxin gives MTRPVYVLDASVGVKWFRDEPGCDDARDLLRRYGRHEILIAVDALFFYEVLRASTRDRTTQDALRIWGDLARLNLIAVPLGNELVTAAVKAREHLGCTLYDAFSAGLADLLDARLYSADARAHGSHPRVELIA, from the coding sequence ATGACTAGACCCGTCTATGTGCTTGATGCCTCCGTGGGCGTCAAGTGGTTCCGGGACGAACCGGGCTGTGATGATGCCCGGGACCTCCTCAGGCGGTACGGGCGGCATGAAATCCTGATAGCGGTCGACGCGCTGTTCTTCTACGAGGTCCTCCGCGCCTCCACTCGAGACCGCACGACCCAAGACGCCCTTCGCATCTGGGGTGACCTCGCGCGACTGAACCTCATAGCCGTCCCACTTGGCAACGAGTTGGTGACCGCCGCGGTGAAGGCGCGCGAGCACCTGGGCTGCACCCTCTACGACGCCTTCTCAGCCGGGCTGGCCGACCTGCTCGACGCACGGCTGTACTCTGCAGACGCCCGCGCTCATGGCTCTCATCCGCGGGTCGAACTGATAGCGTGA
- a CDS encoding ribbon-helix-helix protein, CopG family — protein MPKKKIAIALSDWLLEELDESAGSMERSRSSLVEEAVADYVTARRARLKREGHAERVEAAVADMEAFAREVTADPLSADEPSTLEKLRALRAEVEPWEHD, from the coding sequence ATGCCGAAGAAGAAGATCGCGATTGCACTCTCCGATTGGCTGCTTGAGGAACTCGACGAATCGGCCGGGTCCATGGAGAGGAGTCGCAGCTCCCTCGTCGAGGAAGCTGTCGCGGACTACGTGACCGCCCGCCGAGCGCGGCTGAAACGAGAGGGTCACGCCGAGCGCGTCGAGGCCGCAGTTGCTGATATGGAGGCGTTCGCCAGGGAGGTGACGGCCGACCCGCTATCCGCCGATGAGCCGAGCACGCTGGAGAAGCTGCGCGCCCTACGTGCCGAGGTGGAGCCGTGGGAGCATGACTAG
- a CDS encoding 2-isopropylmalate synthase: MSSPDRVFIFDTTLRDGEQSPGASMNAEEKLEIARQLVRLGVDVIEAGFPVSSPGDFDSVRRIGAEVGDAAIVCGLTRAVPKDIEVAADALKTAARPRIHTGIGVSESHLNDKLRISRETAVERAVAAVKHARKFVEDVEFYAEDAGRADPAFLYHMVEQVIAAGATVVNIPDTTGYAYPEVFGTLIGGLMEHVAGIEDVIVSVHCHNDLGLATANSLAGVKAGARQIECTINGLGERAGNTAMEEVVMALRMRRDVFGVDTNINTREITRASRLVAGITGIVVQPNKAVVGANAFAHSSGIHQDGVLKERSTYEIMDPADVGAGGSAIVLTARSGRHALRHRIEALGLTVSDEEFERVHEQFLALADKKKEVYDEDLEVLVGETERAVNEVYHLEHLQVTTGDPGIPTATVELVDSDGTHYIDSSHGTGPVDALYKAINKIVEVENDLTEFRVEAVTRGIDALGEVTIRVTSPDGRVFTGRGAHSDIIVASAKAYTNALNRLLVAQTSTLEEEG; encoded by the coding sequence GTGAGCAGCCCCGACCGCGTTTTCATCTTCGACACCACCCTGCGCGATGGCGAACAGTCGCCGGGCGCGTCCATGAACGCCGAGGAGAAGCTCGAGATCGCACGCCAGCTGGTGCGGCTCGGCGTCGACGTCATCGAGGCGGGCTTCCCGGTATCCAGCCCCGGCGACTTCGACAGCGTACGCCGCATCGGCGCTGAGGTCGGCGACGCGGCCATCGTGTGCGGACTGACCCGTGCCGTACCCAAGGACATCGAGGTTGCCGCCGATGCGCTCAAGACCGCCGCGCGTCCGCGCATCCACACCGGCATCGGCGTGTCGGAGTCGCACCTGAACGACAAGCTGCGCATCAGCCGCGAGACCGCCGTCGAGCGCGCGGTGGCCGCCGTGAAGCATGCGCGCAAGTTCGTCGAGGACGTCGAGTTCTATGCTGAGGACGCGGGACGCGCCGACCCGGCGTTCCTGTACCACATGGTTGAGCAGGTCATCGCGGCAGGCGCGACCGTCGTCAACATCCCTGACACCACCGGCTACGCGTACCCGGAGGTCTTCGGCACGCTCATCGGCGGCCTCATGGAGCACGTCGCCGGCATCGAGGACGTCATCGTCTCGGTGCACTGCCACAACGACCTCGGACTGGCGACCGCGAACTCGCTGGCCGGCGTCAAGGCGGGTGCGCGGCAGATCGAGTGCACCATCAACGGCCTGGGCGAGCGTGCGGGCAACACCGCCATGGAAGAGGTCGTCATGGCGCTGCGGATGCGCCGCGACGTCTTCGGGGTCGACACGAACATCAACACCCGCGAGATCACCCGCGCATCCCGACTCGTCGCGGGAATCACCGGCATCGTGGTGCAGCCCAACAAGGCGGTCGTGGGCGCGAATGCCTTTGCGCACTCCAGCGGCATCCACCAAGACGGCGTGCTCAAGGAGCGTTCGACCTACGAGATCATGGACCCGGCCGATGTTGGGGCCGGAGGAAGCGCCATCGTGCTTACCGCCCGCAGTGGGCGCCACGCGCTCCGACACCGGATCGAGGCTCTGGGCCTCACCGTGTCCGACGAGGAGTTCGAGCGCGTTCACGAGCAGTTCCTCGCTCTGGCAGACAAGAAGAAGGAAGTCTACGACGAAGACCTTGAGGTCCTCGTCGGTGAGACCGAGCGTGCCGTCAACGAGGTGTACCACCTCGAGCATCTACAGGTGACGACCGGTGACCCCGGCATCCCGACCGCTACCGTCGAACTCGTAGACAGCGACGGCACTCACTACATCGACTCGAGCCACGGCACCGGTCCGGTCGACGCGCTCTACAAGGCGATCAACAAGATCGTCGAGGTCGAGAACGACCTGACGGAGTTCCGCGTCGAGGCCGTGACCCGCGGCATCGATGCGCTGGGTGAGGTCACGATCCGCGTCACGAGCCCCGACGGTCGGGTCTTCACGGGCAGGGGAGCGCACTCCGACATCATCGTGGCGTCCGCAAAGGCATACACGAACGCGCTCAACCGGCTGCTCGTTGCGCAGACGAGCACGCTCGAAGAGGAAGGGTAG
- a CDS encoding O-antigen ligase family protein, with protein MPAENTELVECVSEAGERDSDSPAAPDAGPGQLWQKVPNSEELVIALTLGAVLWAPLLFPQGAMQSVVQAVGLGTAALLLCVGLLRRQFPVGPQSFRIVVLATLTVAWMLARSLASANPAVSIIGVYGLSAGSASVLLAVAWLLVGMMFGLSALRHVLLVVGLSGAAFSVLAWIEAVTTGARFQGSAAGAFENSMTLGGFLSVAALSLIALAFGSASKVHRVFFALAALLAASGVFAAGSRAGLVGLLAALAFASAVWLARRRSRVAEWSVLILGAVVLAATVLGVFAARGSLGAEAQTLLDQQGTSRGVIWRSAWATISEHPLAGRGPQQFTAVIDWVVDSRGMISMYATNDSHNVVLALLLGGGIIGLLLVVTAVAAVMISMIRKATRLPRPAGVLVASMPVTLVAAGLFSWIGPSALVCASLIAGLVLRGAVEREGRLPRLATTSYRVAVVGLAACTAAVAVLATGALVYQVRYESLLAKPDATTVSQLLELYRRYPEPGFAFSAVLMIGPGAMQGDSAELERVKDVLRIASRDVPWSVDLAAVAATVAIVESEQSEAGHETVVKALENGRSADPSTSLWDAVVAMDASQRGLDAVANDYAVRVLRGPVSQQQREIVETAIQR; from the coding sequence ATGCCCGCCGAGAACACCGAGCTTGTCGAATGCGTCTCCGAAGCGGGTGAGCGGGACTCGGATTCGCCGGCCGCGCCGGACGCGGGCCCTGGTCAGCTCTGGCAGAAGGTTCCCAACAGCGAAGAACTTGTCATCGCCCTGACTTTGGGTGCGGTGCTCTGGGCACCACTGCTCTTCCCGCAGGGGGCCATGCAAAGCGTCGTCCAAGCCGTCGGCCTCGGGACTGCTGCGCTTCTACTATGCGTTGGGCTACTTCGTCGCCAGTTTCCCGTCGGCCCGCAGTCCTTCCGGATCGTTGTCCTCGCGACCTTGACCGTCGCCTGGATGCTCGCCAGATCACTTGCCTCCGCGAATCCAGCGGTTTCGATCATCGGAGTCTACGGGCTGTCCGCCGGCTCAGCATCCGTGCTGCTGGCTGTCGCATGGCTTCTGGTAGGCATGATGTTCGGGCTCTCCGCACTCAGACACGTCTTGCTGGTCGTTGGACTCTCGGGAGCGGCGTTCTCCGTGCTTGCGTGGATCGAGGCCGTGACGACCGGCGCCAGGTTCCAGGGTTCGGCTGCCGGCGCATTCGAGAACTCGATGACGCTCGGGGGGTTCTTGAGTGTAGCCGCACTCAGTCTCATTGCTCTCGCGTTCGGGAGCGCGAGCAAGGTGCATCGTGTGTTCTTCGCACTGGCGGCCCTGCTCGCCGCCTCCGGAGTCTTCGCAGCCGGATCGCGGGCCGGTTTGGTAGGCCTGCTGGCGGCGCTCGCCTTCGCGTCTGCGGTGTGGCTCGCGAGGCGTCGGAGCCGAGTGGCAGAGTGGTCGGTACTCATTCTGGGTGCCGTCGTGCTGGCCGCGACCGTGTTGGGAGTATTTGCGGCGCGCGGTTCGTTGGGCGCGGAGGCGCAGACGCTCCTCGATCAGCAGGGCACCAGCCGTGGCGTGATCTGGCGCAGCGCATGGGCGACCATTTCCGAGCACCCCCTCGCTGGGCGCGGGCCTCAGCAGTTCACTGCCGTCATCGACTGGGTTGTGGATTCGCGCGGCATGATATCGATGTACGCCACGAACGATTCGCACAACGTCGTCTTGGCGTTGCTTCTCGGCGGAGGAATCATCGGATTGCTGCTTGTTGTCACAGCCGTCGCGGCCGTGATGATATCGATGATTCGGAAGGCGACCAGATTGCCACGCCCGGCCGGCGTACTTGTAGCGTCGATGCCGGTGACGCTGGTAGCAGCAGGACTGTTCAGCTGGATCGGCCCTTCTGCGCTCGTGTGCGCTTCGCTCATCGCGGGATTGGTGCTCCGTGGGGCTGTTGAGCGAGAAGGCAGACTGCCGAGGTTGGCCACAACCTCGTATCGTGTGGCCGTCGTGGGGCTGGCAGCGTGTACCGCCGCCGTAGCGGTTCTCGCGACGGGTGCCTTGGTCTATCAGGTGCGATACGAGTCTCTGCTCGCGAAGCCCGATGCGACCACAGTCAGCCAACTGCTGGAACTCTACCGGCGATATCCTGAGCCGGGGTTCGCCTTCTCGGCCGTGCTCATGATCGGCCCCGGGGCCATGCAAGGCGACTCGGCTGAGCTCGAGCGGGTTAAGGATGTTCTGCGGATCGCCTCGCGCGACGTGCCTTGGTCGGTGGACCTCGCTGCGGTCGCGGCAACCGTCGCGATCGTGGAATCGGAGCAGTCTGAAGCGGGGCACGAGACCGTGGTCAAGGCTCTTGAAAACGGCCGCTCAGCGGATCCGTCGACATCGCTCTGGGACGCCGTGGTGGCCATGGATGCCTCTCAGCGTGGCCTTGATGCGGTGGCGAACGACTATGCGGTCCGGGTGCTTCGAGGACCTGTGAGCCAGCAGCAGCGTGAGATCGTGGAGACCGCTATTCAGCGGTAG